One genomic window of Cannabis sativa cultivar Pink pepper isolate KNU-18-1 chromosome 2, ASM2916894v1, whole genome shotgun sequence includes the following:
- the LOC133034516 gene encoding uncharacterized protein LOC133034516 produces MERLRISGGTPGFLTIKVSIRNQVGVPPPPPPPNLNLVADLVQDNGHWDTQKLNHCFDNETVTAILKGGQPSSGGVDRWIWTLESNGQFSCKSAYLAQALERAPHCVVAPKLWNQLWNSKILERHKVLWWCILSSALPVRAVIGTRFHIDDQSCPLCGRCVESIEHLFLSCEVALHFWRSSPWGIYPVCDTGIRAWDWVKFIWDLKHKGARVDDIFLYASIVVDTIWRVRNEKVHNNCPVDINKCIDNICNSYADMFDTLLQSPTPALKEAWSLPPQDWIKLNCDVKVGLDSMCIAVVARNHLGKVIRIQTARENFSDVLCGEAAACSLAVTAALDIGSKYVIVESDSRVVIDAINGKGSRWAIENYISFCTKSSHSFSSCYFSFISRSCNFAAHNVARWAFTHQTFGSLPVDSVPDTLFCNDREV; encoded by the coding sequence ATGGAGAGACTACGAATATCTGGCGGGACCCCTGGATTCCTCACTATAAAGGTTTCTATCCGAAACCAAGTGGGGgtgcccccccccccccccccccccaacctAAACCTTGTGGCAGATCTTGTTCAAGACAATGGGCATTGGGATACCCAAAAGCTGAACCACTGTTTTGACAATGAAACAGTTACAGCCATTCTCAAAGGGGGTCAACCCTCTAGTGGCGGAGTTGATAGGTGGATATGGACTCTGGAGAGTAATGGACAGTTCTCGTGCAAGTCTGCTTATCTTGCTCAGGCCTTGGAAAGAGCTCCCCATTGTGTTGTTGCCCCAAAGCTTTGGAACCAACTCTGGAATAGCAAAATTTTGGAGCGTCATAAGGTCTTATGGTGGTGTATCTTGTCTAGTGCCCTCCCGGTAAGAGCTGTGATTGGTACTAGATTCCATATAGATGATCAAAGCTGTCCACTTTGTGGAAGGTGTGTAGAATCCATTGAACACCTGTTTCTATCCTGTGAGGTGGCTCTTCATTTCTGGCGTTCATCTCCTTGGGGTATCTATCCGGTGTGTGATACAGGCATCCGAGCTTGGGATTGGGTCAAGTTCATCTGGGATCTAAAACATAAAGGAGCTCGTGTCGATGATATATTCTTATATGCTTCTATTGTTGTGGATACTATTTGGAGGGTGCGTAATGAGAAGGTCCATAATAACTGTCCTGTTGATATTAACAAATGCATTGATAATATTTGTAATTCTTATGCAGATATGTTTGATACCTTGCTCCAAAGTCCTACCCCAGCTTTAAAGGAAGCTTGGTCCCTTCCTCCTCAGGATTGGATTAAGCTGAATTGTGATGTAAAAGTGGGGTTGGATAGTATGTGTATTGCTGTTGTGGCAAGAAACCATCTTGGCAAAGTGATTAGAATTCAGACAGCTCGGGAGAACTTCTCGGATGTTCTTTGTGGTGAAGCGGCGGCCTGCTCTTTGGCAGTGACTGCTGCCCTGGATATCGGCTCTAAGTATGTTATAGTGGAGAGTGACTCGAGAGTGGTTATTGACGCCATCAATGGGAAGGGGTCTCGTTGGGCAATAGAGAACTACATCTCCTTTTGTACTAAGTCATCTCACTCTTTTAGTAGttgttatttttctttcatCAGTAGATCCTGTAATTTTGCCGCTCATAATGTGGCTAGATGGGCTTTTACCCATCAGACTTTTGGGTCCCTCCCAGTAGATTCCGTCCCGGACACCCTATTCTGTAATGACCGAGAGGTCTAA